A window of the Loxodonta africana isolate mLoxAfr1 chromosome 3, mLoxAfr1.hap2, whole genome shotgun sequence genome harbors these coding sequences:
- the LOC135230865 gene encoding olfactory receptor 7G2-like encodes MEPRNQTSVSKFLLLGLTEDPELQLFLFSLFLAMYMVTVLGNLLIVLTVSSDSYLHTPMYFFVSNLSITDICLSTTTIPKTLVNIKMQNQSITYTGCLNQIFFVQVFCGFENFLLAAMAYDRYVAICHPLKYTVVMNPCFCSLLVLLSLFISMVDALLHSLMVLQLSFCTDLEIPQFFCELPQVLKLACSSTLINNILIYFVACILGGVPLSGIIFSYTRIISSVLRMPSADGKHKAFATCGSHLSVVSLFYGTSFGVYLSSAFALSPKKTAVASVMYIVIPQMMNPFIYSLRNRDIKVSLKKLIGRMPSI; translated from the coding sequence ATGGAACCCAGGAACCAAACAAGTGTTTCAAAAtttcttctcctgggactgacaGAAGATCCAGAACTGCAGCTTTTCCTCTTTAGCCTATTCCTGGCCATGTACATGGTCACTGTCCTTGGAAATCTGCTCATTGTCCTTactgtcagctctgactcctacctgcacactcccatgtacttctttgTCTCCAATCTGTCCATTACTGACATCTGTTTAAGTACAACTACCATCCCAAAGACGCTGGTGAATATCAAGATGCAGAATCAGAGCATCACTTATACAGGCTGCCTCAATCAGATTTTCTTTGTCCAGGTTTTTTGTGgttttgaaaattttcttcttGCAGCtatggcctatgatcgctatgtggccatttgtcacCCACTGAAGTACACAGTCGTCATGAACCCTTGCTTCTGCAGCCTGCTAGTTCTACTTTCTTTGTTCATCAGTATGGTGGATGCACTGCTCCACAGTCTGATGGTTTTGCAGCTGTCCTTTTGCACAGATCTTGAAATCCCTCAGTTCTTCTGTGAACTTCCTCAGGTCCTCAAGCTCGCCTGCTCCAGTACCCTCATCAATAACATCCTGATATATTTTGTGGCTTGCATATTGGGTGGTGTTCCTCTCTCTGGGATCATATTCTCTTACACTCGAATTATCTCCTCCGTTTTAAGAATGCCATCAGCTGATGGAAAGCATAAAGCTTTCGccacctgtgggtctcacctctctGTTGTTTCTTTATTTTATGGGACATCTTTTGGTGTGTACCTCAGTTCTGCATTTGCACTCTCTCCCAAGAAGACTGCAGTAGCCTCAGTGATGTACATTGTGATCCCTCAAATGATGAATCCTTTTATCTACAGCCTAAGGAACAGGGACATAAAAGTAAGCTTGAAAAAACTCATTGGTAGGATGCCTTCTATTTAG